From the Bradyrhizobium ontarionense genome, the window GGACATGGTGCGTGCAGAAGCAGAGAGGATACTGATCACGCCGCGGCTCCCCGCTGCCGCAAGCCCGCCGCGCCGCGGCAAGCAGCCCTCCTCGCGCGGCAAGCCGGCCACGGCAAGGCCTCGCCGCTCTCATCCCACCGCCAAGGGACGCATCTGATGTCACCGTCCCCAAACGGTGTGAGCATCCAGCAATCAGCGCGAGAGCGATGTCCGGGACATCTCCTGCAGCAGTCGCAACGTCTCCTCGGCCCTGTCCTCGGGCACGAACAGGTGATCGTGATGAAAGGCCGACACCGCGTTGACGCTGATGCCGGCAGCGGCGAGCCGCGCCGTGACCGCGGCGAGGAAGCCGACGGCATCGAGCGCGGAATGGACCGTCAGCGTGATCAGGCGTGACGCGAACTGATACGGCAGCTCTTCCCGTTCGGCGTCCTCGCGGCGAACAACGAACGTGAGACCTTCGCGCTCACGAAACAACAGCAGCGGCGCGGGCGTGGCGGCAAGGCCGGCGTCCGAGCTGGCAGTGCAGAACACGAACACGCCGTCCTGCAGCTCAGGCTGCATCGTCCGCAGCAAATTGTCCAGATTGCGCTCGCCTGCCATGGGCCGCCTCAGGACGATACGAGGCGATCCCGGCCATGCGGCGCCGTAAAATCCTGCCGCGGCCCGACCGGGACGATGCCGGTCGGATTGATGGTGCGGTGGCTCTCGTAGTAGTGCCGCTTGATGTGCTCGAAATTGACCGTCGCGGCGATGCCGGGCCATTGATAGAGATCGCGCGTGTAGGCCGAAAGATGCGGATAGTCGGCGATGCGGCGGATGTTGCACTTGAAGTGGCCGACATAGACAGCGTCGAAGCGGATCAAGGTCGTGAACAGCCGGATGTCGGCTTCGGTCATGGCGTCACCGAGCAGGAAGCGGCGCGTCGACAGCCTGTCGTCCAGCCAGTCGAGCGTCGCGAACAGCGGCCCGATCGCCTCCTCATAAGCGGCTTGCGTGGTGGCGAAGCCGCATCTGTAGACGCCGTTGTTGAGCGTGTCGTAGACGCGGGCATTGATCGCGTCGATCTCGTCGCGCAGCGCTCGCGGATAGTAGTCGCTGGGGATCGCGCCGATGCCGTCGAAGGCCGAGTTCAGCATCCGGATGATCTCGGACGACTCGTTGTTGACGATCGCGCGCCGCTCCTTATCCCACAGCACGGGCACGGTGACGCGGCCGGAGTAGTTCGGGTCGGCGGCGGTGTAGACCTGATGCAGGAATTGCGCGTGGTTGACGCCGTCCTGTACGACGCCGGGACCTCCGGCGAAGGTCCAGCCCTGCTCGCGCATCAGCCAATGCACGACGGAAACCGAGATCATGTCGGTGAGCCCCTTCAGGGCACGCATGATCAGGGTGCGATGCGCCCATGGGCAGGCCAGGCTGACATACAGGTGATAGCGCCCGGCTTCCGCCTTGAAGCCGCCGGCGCCGGTCGGGCCCGGGCTGCCGTCCGCGGTGACGAAGCTGCGGAAGGCGGAATCCTTGCGGACAAAACGGCCGCCGGAGGCGGCCGTGTCGTACCAGACGTCGTGCCATTGGCCGTCGACCAGAAGTCCCATCACGCTCTCCTCGCCATCACGCCTGAGGGGCACAGCAGGTGGGCTGCTCCGTCTCCTCAGGCGAACCGTATGAGAGGAGTACACGTCGTCCGGCCACTGCGCCAGCGCAGGCGCCAGCGCCTCTTTCAAGGCGCGGGCTCAGCGGGACATGGATCAGGACTGGAACGGAATGGTACGGCCGGGCTGCGCCGCCTGCTCGCGGGTGTAGGACACGCCGTGCACCTTCACGCCGGATGCGTTCAACAATGTGATGATACCGCCCTTGTTCGACAACGCCACGGGTGCCGCGATCGGGACCACCATGGTGGCGCCGCGCGCGATCGTGCCTTTCAGCAACATCATGTTCTTCTGCTTGTCCTTAATCTGCCAACCGTCGAGATCCACGTCGATATCGGCTGTATTGAGCAGGGTCACGGTCTCGTGCTCCGGTGTGCGCACGTCGTTGACATAGGCCGCGACGATGCGCACCAGCCCGTCGGGCACGTCGAGCGGAGGAATGTGGTCACGGTCCGGAGGTGTATGCGGCGCATCCGGGTGATCGGGATCAGGCGGAAGGATGACCTCTCCGCTGGTATCGTCCGAATGCCAGGCCTGGGTCTGGAATTTCAGGAAGATGGCGACCCATTGCTGCTGGTCGGGAAACTCGAAGATCAGTCCGCCGTCCTGCCAGGGACCGTTGTCCTTCGCGTACTGTCCGGGTGGGTTGCCCTGATTGAAATGGATGTCGTGGATGCCGCGGCCAGGCTTGAAGCCGAAATAGCGGTCGGCCTTGTCTTCCGGTCCCCACGAGATGCCGAAAGCGTAGACGAAGGCCAGCTCGTCCGACATCGCGCGCTGGACATAGGAGTCGATCTTCTCGTTGAGATCGTTGTCGGGACCGGCGGCCGACAGCGGCAACGGCTTCAGCTCCCAGGGTTGCATCAGATTGCTCCGGATGAAATCGAGCGCCACACCGCCGGGCTTGCTTTCCAGCGGGTGCAGCCCTTCCGAAAACGCCTTCAGACCATCGACGATCGGATGTTCGAAGCGCGAGCGGACCAGGAATTCGACCTCGCTGCCGTCCTGGGAGCGGACGTTGATAGCGATGCGATAGAGTTCGCCGTCAGCCGACACGAGCACCTGGTAGTGCGGACTGCCACCTGTCGCGAGACGATTGTTGATCGGCCGTCCCTTCAGCAGCGAATAATCCTTCAATGGCATCGGTGCCTCCCCTTTTCTCGTTGGTGGTTCGGGTGACGGCGCTCACGCGCCAGAGCCGGGGCGGTCCGCCCCTGCACCAGCTTACATGCCTCTCCAGACGGGTCTGTGAACGAGATCACGCGCGCAGCGTGTTTGATTGCGGCTGCGAGACGCAGCAGAGGGTCACTCCGCCGGCCGCGCCAGCCGCGCCCTCGCCCGCGTCACCGCGTTGATGAAGCCCTCGCGCGCATCCGAATGGCCCTGCCCGCGCGGTTCCAGCACGTGGCGCAGCAGGAACAGGCCGGTCAGACGAAAGCCATCGAGCAGATCCTGGTCGGACCAGCCATGGTCCTCCTCGCTTTCGCGCAGGAACGGCGGCAGCGGCAGCAGCCGGTCGGCCCACGGCGCGCCTGCGTTGCGCGATACCGCGCCGCCCGATTTCGGCGAGACGTAGATGAGGTCGGTGGTTTCGCCGGTGGCGGCGCAGGAGTCGAGATCGAGCCCGAAGCCGAGCTCGGCCAGGATCGCGAGCTCGAAGCGGACGATGTGGACTGCGGCAACGCCGGCATCCTCGAAATCATCCAGCGCATGTTCGACGCGCAGATAGATCTCCTGGTGCGGATCGCGCTCCGGCAGCAGCCGGGCCAGCGCCGCCAGATGCGTCGTGCCATAGGCGCCGTGCGAGGCCGCCATCAGCCCGGCCGCGCGCAAGGTCAGCCCGTCGATGGCGTACATGCCGAGATGCTCGTCGAGCCTTGCGCGCCACACCGCGCGCACCGTGTTGCCGGGCTGCAGGACGGGGCGCATGCGCGCGCCGCTGGCGCCGCGCACCAGGCCGAGATGACGGCCGTGCTCACGCGTCAACAGCTCGAGGACGGCCGAGGATTCGCCGTGCCGCCGCACGCCCAACACGATGCCGTCATCGGTCCATTCCATTGGACGAGCGGTCTCCACGGATCTCGCGTGTGCTGTACCAGCCAACGTCACGCATGCTTCGCCCAACATCGTAGCTTGCGCTCGATGCCTCCGCAAACACGGTCATTGCGAGCGCAGCGAAGCAATCCAGTGCCGGGAAGGAAGTCTGGATCGCTTCGCTCGCAATGGCGTGACGACGAGGTCACGCTCCACTGATCGCCACTGTGCCGCCCGTTTCAGCCCAGTCCGGGCTGCGCGCAGGCAGCTCATGCGGTGAACCAGCCGCGCGCGTCGCCCGTGAACGAGTAATACAGCCCGACCGTCGTCAGCGCACAGGAGATCACCTCGATGCCGGCATCGAGCGTCATCCCCTTCTGAGCGATGACCTGCACCAGCGAGATGTCCGACAGCACCAGCGCCGCCAGCAGCACCCAGCGCGGCCAGTTCTTGCGCCGTTGCGCCGCCAGATAGACGAAATAGAACAGCAACAGGATGACGACGCCGTTGAGCACCGTCTGGGCCGTGATCATGTCCTCGGTCATCTCGAAGGTCGGGGTGCGATCCGAGACGGCGACGGACAGCGCATCCAGCATCAGCGAGATGTAGAGCAGGACTTCGAACCACAACACGTTGCGCGGCACGCTCATCATCATTCCCTGGGGAACTCGAGCCCCATTTCCCGATAGCGATCGGGATCGTCGCCCCAGTTCTCACGCACCTTCACGAACAGGAACAGGTGCACCGGCACGCCGGTGATCTCGGCGATTTCCTTGCGCGACTGCGCGCCGATCGACTTGATCGTGGCGCCGGCCTTGCCGAGCACGATCTTGCGCTGGCTGTCGCGCTCCACGAAGATCGTCTGCTCGATGCGGATCGAGCCGTCCTTGCGCTCGGTCCAGCTGTCGGTCTCGACCGTGGATTGATACGGCAGCTCCTGGTGCAGATGCGAATAGATCTTCTCGCGGGTGATCTCGGCCGCGAGGTGCCGCATCGGCGCATCCGACATCTGGTCTTCCGGATAGTGGAACGGCCCCGCCGGCACCATCTCCGCCAGCGCCCGCCTGACATCGTCGACGCCGTCGCCCGACAGCGCCGAGATCAGGAACGTGCGTGCGAAAGTGAGCTTCTCGTTGGCAGCCGCAACCAGCGCCAGCAGCTTATCGCGCGGCACCAGGTCGACCTTGTTGACCACCAGGATCTTCTGATGCGCGACCGTCGCAGCCTTGGCCAGGATCGCCTCGGCCTCGTCGTCGAGGCCCTTCTTGGCGTCGAGCAGCACGCAGACGAGATCGGCATCATGCGCCCCGCTCCAGGCGGTGGTGACCATCGCGCGGTCGAGCCTGCGCTTCGGCGCGAAGATGCCGGGCGTGTCGACCAGGATGATCTGCGAAGCGCCTTCGATGACGATGCCGCGGATCAGCGCCCGCGTGGTCTGCACCTTGCGCGAGACGATCGTCACCTTGGAGCCGACCAGCGCGTTGACGAGCGTCGACTTCCCCACATTCGGCGCGCCGATCAGCGCAACGAAACCGCAACGGGTGTCGGCCCCCCGTCCAGCCTGCGCCTCATCCATCATTGCTGCCGCCGCTGACGCCTTCACGTTCGATCATGACTGATGCCGCAACCTTCTCCGCTGCCCGCTTCGAGCCGCCGACGCCTTCGGCCGGCTCGAGGCCCGGCAGATCGACGGCCACGCGGAACTGCGGATCGTGGTGCGGGCCGGTGCGCTCGACCTCGCGATAGACCGGGGTGGGCAGGCCCTTGCCCTGCGCCCATTCCTGCAGCACGGTCTTCGGGTCACGCAGCGGCCGCCGCGGCTTGTGCATGCGCTCGGTCCAGTTGCGCTCGACGAAGCCTGCAGCGGCCGTGTAGCCGCCGTCGAGGAAGATCGCGCCGATCACGGCCTCGCAGACGTCGCCCAGCACCGACTTGCGCAGCCGCGCGCCCGCCCCGGCCCCGACCGCGCCCAGCTTGATGTCATCGAGCAGGCCGAGCGACTTGGCGACGTCGGCGCAGCTCTCCTTGCGCACGAGGTCGGCCAGCCGCTTCGACAATTCGCCCTCGTCCGCGCTCGGAAACGCGCGATAGAGCATGTCGGAGACGATCAGGCCGAGCACGTGGTCGCCGAGGAATTCGAGCCGCTGATAGCTATCGCCGCGCTTCTTGGCGGATTTCAGCGCCGAGACATGGGTGAAGGCGGTGCTGAGCAGCGACGGATCAGAGAAGTGGTGGCCGACGCGCGCCTCGATCGCGGCATTGGCGGCCTTCTCCGCGGCCTTGGCGCCCTTCGCGGCGCCAGTACCGGCGCTCTTGGTGCCACGACTGCCCTTGGCCTTGCTGCGCGGCTTGCCGTCCGCGGCGCCTTCGGCCGGGACGTCCGGCCGGCTCTCCGTCTCGGCCTCGGCAGTCGATTCGGCGGTCGATTCTGACTTGGCTTCCGCCTTGATGTCCGTCTTTGCCTCGGTCTTTGAGTCGATCTTGGCCTCGCCCTTCGTTTCAGGCCTTGTTTCAGGTCTGGGACGCGACGCGGCCTTGGGCGCCGTCTCGAGCGCGCCCGCGCCGCCGGGTTGCAGGCCCGATGCGGTAGCCTGTGTCGCCTGGATCTCGGGTGAGTCGTCGATCATCGCACGATTTTAAAGATACGATTCCAGCGCACCGAGACCGGCCAGCGCCAGAAAGCCCAGGCATGCTCGCCCTCGGCAATGGAGAAAAAGATCAACTGGGCCCGGCCGACGACGTTCTCGAACGGCACGTAGCCCACCGCGGACAGCACGCGGCTGTCGGTCGAATTGTCACGGTTGTCGCCCATCATGAAGAAGTGGCCGGGCGGCACCGTGTACACGGCGGTGTTGTCGTAGAAGCCGTTGTCGACGCAGTCCAGCGACTCATAGCTGACACCATTCGGCAGCGTCTCCTTCCAGCGCTTGACCCGCGCGGTCGCATCCGAGCCGCACGGATCCTCGCCGATGAAGTCGGAGAGCCGCTCGCGCTGCACCGGGCGATCATTGATGTAGAGCAGCCCCTCGCGGACCTGGATCCGGTCGCCGGGCAGGCCGATCACGCGCTTGATGTAGTCGGTGGTGTCGTCCTTCGGGAGACGGAATACGACGATGTCGCCACGGTTCGGTTCCGAGCCGAAGACGCGGCCCGAGAACAGAGGCGGCGACAGCGGGATCGAATAATGGCTGTAGCCATAAGAATATTTCGACACGAACAGGTAGTCGCCGACCAGCAGCGTGGCCTTCATCGATCCCGAAGGAATGTTGAAGGGCTGGAACAGGAAGGTGCGGATCACGAGCGCGATGAGCAGGGCATGGACGACGACACGAACGGTTTCGCCGAGGCCGCTGTCAGTCTTGGTTCCGGAGGTCACGCTCATCGCTCTTCCAATGTCCTTTGGCGAATGGTCCGAAGATTCGCCCAGCCTTTGCAGAACACCCGTCCCCCCGCGAACAACGTAGCGTTCCGCGGCTTAAAGGAGTCTGTCCTGATTCTGGTGGTTAAGGCCAACTCCGGTATCACCCAGAATCCGCCCCTGATGCAGCCGGTTCGATCTCAGCGGGTTTTAGACGACTGTTCCGACCCGCGCAATCAAGGGCCGCATCAAAACTATATAACTCGCTGGAATCGATCGCATTTTTGTTTTTCCGCTGGAAACGGCGCGGGCCCCTCAGGATGTCTCGCGGCGCACGGCCGAAATTATGACGAAGGCCTGCGCCAGCGGCCAGTCATCGGTGATCGAAAGATCGATGCGGGCCTCCCAGCCCTCCGGCGTCAGCGCCCCCAGCCGCTCGGCCGCGCCACCCGTGAGTTGCATGGTCGGCCGGCCGCCCGGCAGGTTGACCACGCCCATGTCGCGCCACCACACGCCGCGGCGGATGCCGGTGCCAAGCGCCTTGGAGCAGGCCTCCTTGGCCGCGAATCGCTTGGCATAGGTCGCGACCACCATGGTCTCGTTCTTGGCGCGCCGCTCCGCCTTGGCGCGCTCGGCGTCGGTGAAGATGCGATTGAGGAATCGCTCACCGTGGCGCTCGATCACCTTGGCCACGCGGCGGATGTCGATCAGGTCGGAACCGATGCCGATGATCATGCGCTCGTGCTCCTAGGCAGCCGCCCGGCTCCGGCCCCGATCCATCGCCGCGCGCATGGTCCGCACCGATTCGGGCAGGCCGACGAACAGCGCCTCGCCCACCATGAAGTAGCCGATGTTGAGCTCGACGATCTCCGGCAGGGCCGCGATCTGCTCGGCGGTCGCATAATCCAGCCCGTGTCCGGCATGGACCTCGAGCCCCGCCGAATCGGCCAACCGGGCGCCTGCCACGATCCGCTCCCACTCTCCGGCCGCCTTGTCCTGGTGGCCATCGGCGACGGCATCGCACCAGCCGCCGGTGTGGATTTCGATCACGGGCGCGCGCAGGCGCGCCGCCATCTCGATCTGGGCGGGGTCGGCGGCGATGAACAGCGAAACCCGGATGCCGGCGTCGTTGAGCCGGGCGATCGCGGGCGCCAGCGCATTGTGCTGGCCGACCACGTCGAGGCCGCCTTCCGTGGTCAGTTCCTCGCGCCGTTCCGGCACGAGGCAGCAGGCATGCGGCCGCGTCGCAAGCGCAAGACGCACCATCTCCGCGGTGGCCGCCATCTCGAAATTGAGCGGCTTGGATATCTCGCCTTTCAGGCGCGCCATGTCGGCGTCGCGGATGTGCCGCCGGTCCTCGCGCAGATGGGCGGTGATGCCGTCGGCCCCCGCCTCGATCGCGACCAGTGCGGCGCGTACCGGATCCGGGTTGCGGCCGCCACGGGCATTCCGCAACGTCGCGATGTGGTCGACATTGACGCCGAGGCGCAGCTTCGGAGGGTGGGGCGTTGCAGGATCGGACATGGGCCGGCTCGCAGGATTCTCGAAAGGGATACGGGCTGGTTTAGCGCATCATGAGACAGAACACCGCCGCCAAACTAGCAGACTAGCCATTCACGCGGTCGACCTTCGCCACGATGGTCTTGGCGCGAAGCTGGTTGATGATGGCCGAGAGATGCTTGAGGTCATAGACCTCGAGATCGATCGTGAGCTCGGTGAAATCCGGTGAGCGGCGGCTCATGCTGATGTTGTCGATGTTGCCGTCATGCTCGGCGATCACGGTCGCGACCTGGGCGAGACTGCCGGGCTCGTTGACGTTCTCGACCCGGATGCGGGCCGGGAAACGCTGCGGCGTCGTCTCGTCGACGTCCCAACGCACGTCGAGCCAGCGCTCCGGCTCGTCCTCGAAGTCCTTCAGCGCCGGCGACTGGATCGGATAGATCGTGATCCCCTCGCCCGGCGTCACGATTCCGACGATGCGGTCGCCCGGAACGGCACCGCCGTTGGGCGCGAACTTGACCGGCAGGCCGGAATTCAAGCCGCTGATCGGGATCGCGAACGGACCGCGGTGAGGCTCGGCGGTCGGCGTCGAGGCCGACTTGGTCGCGGCGGCCGGCACGGCCGCCTTCTTGGCGCCGTAGCGCACGACGCGCTCTTCCTTGTAGTCCGGATACATCGCGCGGGCGACGTCGGAGGCCTTGATTTCGCCACGGCCGACCGCGGCCATCACGTCCTCGATCGAGGCCCGCGCCAGGCGGGGCAAGGCACCCTTGAGCTTGTCGTCGGCATATTCGAGCTTGGTGCGTTCGAACAATCGCTCGACGATGCGGCGGCCGAGACCGGCATATTGATCGCGCACGGCCGTCCGGGTGGCGCGTCGGATCGCCGCGCGTGCCTTGCCGGTGACGGCCAGCGTCTCCCAGGCCGACGGCGGGGCGGACTGGGCATCGGAGGTCAAGACCTCGACCTCATCGCCGTTCTGCAGCTCCGACGACAGCGCCGCGAACTTGCCGTTGATCTTGCATCCGACGGCGCTGGTGCCGACGTCGGTGTGCACGGCATAGGCGAAGTCGATCACATTTGCATGGCGCGGCAACGCGATCAGCTTCCCCTTCGGGGTGAAACAGAACACCTGGTCGTGAAACAGCTCGAGCTTGGTGTGTTCGAGGAACTCCTCGGGATTGGCGCTTTCGGACAGTATCCCGATGGTGTGGCGCAGCCAGGCAAAGGCGTTCGACTCACGCTTCAGCAGCTCGGTCGGCGAGCCGATGCCGTCCTTGTAGAAGGCGTGGGCGGCGATGCCGAGCTCAGCGATCTGGTCCATCTCCTCGGTGCGGATCTGCAGCTCGACGCGCTGCTTTCCCGGGCCGATCACGGTGGTGTGGATCGAGCGATAATCGTTCTGCTTGGGCGTCGAGATGTAGTCTTTGAAGCGGCCCGGCACGACCGGCCAGGTGGTGTGCACGATGCCGAGCGCGCGGTAGCACGACTCGACGTCCGGCATGATGACCCGGAAGCCGAAGATGTCGGACAGCTGCTCGAAGCCGATCGATTTGCGCTCCATCTTGGTCCAGATCGAGAACGGCCGCTTGCGGCGGCCGGACACCCGTGCGGTCAAGCCATGGTCGCGAAACTTGCGCGCGAGCTGGCTCTCGATCTCGCCGATCAGATTGCGGTTGCGCTCCGCCAGCGCGTCGAGCCGCTGCATCACGACGCTGTAGGCCTGCGGATCGAGCGTCCGGAACGAGAGATCCTCGAGCTCCTGGCGCATCTCCTGCATGCCCATGCGACCGGCCAGGGGCGCGTAGATGTCGAGCGTCTCCTCGGCGATTCGCCGCCGCGAGGCCTCAGGCACGAATTCAAGCGTGCGCATGTTATGCAGCCGGTCGGCGAGCTTCACCAGCAGCACACGCACGTCGTCGGCAATCGCCAGCAGCAGCTTGCGCAGGTTTTCGGCCTGCTTGGCCTCGCGCGAGACGAGCTCCAGCCGCTTCAGCTTGGTCAATCCTTCGACCAGAGCGCCGATCTCGGGCCCGAAAAAGCGGTCGATCTCGGCGCGGGTCGCCTCGGTATCCTCGATGGTGTCGTGAAGCAGGGCCGCAACGATGGTGGCATCGTCGAGCTTCAGGTCGGTGAGGATCGCTGCCACCTCGAGCGGATGGGTGAAATACGGGTCGCCTGAAGCGCGGGTCTGCGACCCATGCGCCTTCATCGCATAGACATAGGCGCGGTTGAGCAGATCCTCGTTCGTATCTGGATTGTAGGAGCGGACCCGCTCGACCAGGTCGTACTGCCGCATCATGCGGGAGCGCGGCTTTTGCGAGCGCGGCCGCTCGGCCGCAGGCGGCGCCACCGCGACCTGCTCGGTCGCAGCCTGCATCTGCGGAGGCGTGTGGCGCGTGACCACCATGAAAAGCGCCTAAACCTTTATCTTCGGGACCAAATCCGGCGACGGACACGCCGCCTGCGTGTCCCTATGGTAATCATGAAATCACGATCAAATGCAAA encodes:
- a CDS encoding ACT domain-containing protein — encoded protein: MAGERNLDNLLRTMQPELQDGVFVFCTASSDAGLAATPAPLLLFREREGLTFVVRREDAEREELPYQFASRLITLTVHSALDAVGFLAAVTARLAAAGISVNAVSAFHHDHLFVPEDRAEETLRLLQEMSRTSLSR
- a CDS encoding glutathione S-transferase family protein; this encodes MGLLVDGQWHDVWYDTAASGGRFVRKDSAFRSFVTADGSPGPTGAGGFKAEAGRYHLYVSLACPWAHRTLIMRALKGLTDMISVSVVHWLMREQGWTFAGGPGVVQDGVNHAQFLHQVYTAADPNYSGRVTVPVLWDKERRAIVNNESSEIIRMLNSAFDGIGAIPSDYYPRALRDEIDAINARVYDTLNNGVYRCGFATTQAAYEEAIGPLFATLDWLDDRLSTRRFLLGDAMTEADIRLFTTLIRFDAVYVGHFKCNIRRIADYPHLSAYTRDLYQWPGIAATVNFEHIKRHYYESHRTINPTGIVPVGPRQDFTAPHGRDRLVSS
- a CDS encoding DUF2278 family protein; this translates as MPLKDYSLLKGRPINNRLATGGSPHYQVLVSADGELYRIAINVRSQDGSEVEFLVRSRFEHPIVDGLKAFSEGLHPLESKPGGVALDFIRSNLMQPWELKPLPLSAAGPDNDLNEKIDSYVQRAMSDELAFVYAFGISWGPEDKADRYFGFKPGRGIHDIHFNQGNPPGQYAKDNGPWQDGGLIFEFPDQQQWVAIFLKFQTQAWHSDDTSGEVILPPDPDHPDAPHTPPDRDHIPPLDVPDGLVRIVAAYVNDVRTPEHETVTLLNTADIDVDLDGWQIKDKQKNMMLLKGTIARGATMVVPIAAPVALSNKGGIITLLNASGVKVHGVSYTREQAAQPGRTIPFQS
- the recO gene encoding DNA repair protein RecO produces the protein MEWTDDGIVLGVRRHGESSAVLELLTREHGRHLGLVRGASGARMRPVLQPGNTVRAVWRARLDEHLGMYAIDGLTLRAAGLMAASHGAYGTTHLAALARLLPERDPHQEIYLRVEHALDDFEDAGVAAVHIVRFELAILAELGFGLDLDSCAATGETTDLIYVSPKSGGAVSRNAGAPWADRLLPLPPFLRESEEDHGWSDQDLLDGFRLTGLFLLRHVLEPRGQGHSDAREGFINAVTRARARLARPAE
- the era gene encoding GTPase Era, with translation MMDEAQAGRGADTRCGFVALIGAPNVGKSTLVNALVGSKVTIVSRKVQTTRALIRGIVIEGASQIILVDTPGIFAPKRRLDRAMVTTAWSGAHDADLVCVLLDAKKGLDDEAEAILAKAATVAHQKILVVNKVDLVPRDKLLALVAAANEKLTFARTFLISALSGDGVDDVRRALAEMVPAGPFHYPEDQMSDAPMRHLAAEITREKIYSHLHQELPYQSTVETDSWTERKDGSIRIEQTIFVERDSQRKIVLGKAGATIKSIGAQSRKEIAEITGVPVHLFLFVKVRENWGDDPDRYREMGLEFPRE
- the rnc gene encoding ribonuclease III, whose protein sequence is MIDDSPEIQATQATASGLQPGGAGALETAPKAASRPRPETRPETKGEAKIDSKTEAKTDIKAEAKSESTAESTAEAETESRPDVPAEGAADGKPRSKAKGSRGTKSAGTGAAKGAKAAEKAANAAIEARVGHHFSDPSLLSTAFTHVSALKSAKKRGDSYQRLEFLGDHVLGLIVSDMLYRAFPSADEGELSKRLADLVRKESCADVAKSLGLLDDIKLGAVGAGAGARLRKSVLGDVCEAVIGAIFLDGGYTAAAGFVERNWTERMHKPRRPLRDPKTVLQEWAQGKGLPTPVYREVERTGPHHDPQFRVAVDLPGLEPAEGVGGSKRAAEKVAASVMIEREGVSGGSNDG
- the lepB gene encoding signal peptidase I; its protein translation is MSVTSGTKTDSGLGETVRVVVHALLIALVIRTFLFQPFNIPSGSMKATLLVGDYLFVSKYSYGYSHYSIPLSPPLFSGRVFGSEPNRGDIVVFRLPKDDTTDYIKRVIGLPGDRIQVREGLLYINDRPVQRERLSDFIGEDPCGSDATARVKRWKETLPNGVSYESLDCVDNGFYDNTAVYTVPPGHFFMMGDNRDNSTDSRVLSAVGYVPFENVVGRAQLIFFSIAEGEHAWAFWRWPVSVRWNRIFKIVR
- the acpS gene encoding holo-ACP synthase codes for the protein MIIGIGSDLIDIRRVAKVIERHGERFLNRIFTDAERAKAERRAKNETMVVATYAKRFAAKEACSKALGTGIRRGVWWRDMGVVNLPGGRPTMQLTGGAAERLGALTPEGWEARIDLSITDDWPLAQAFVIISAVRRETS
- a CDS encoding pyridoxine 5'-phosphate synthase produces the protein MSDPATPHPPKLRLGVNVDHIATLRNARGGRNPDPVRAALVAIEAGADGITAHLREDRRHIRDADMARLKGEISKPLNFEMAATAEMVRLALATRPHACCLVPERREELTTEGGLDVVGQHNALAPAIARLNDAGIRVSLFIAADPAQIEMAARLRAPVIEIHTGGWCDAVADGHQDKAAGEWERIVAGARLADSAGLEVHAGHGLDYATAEQIAALPEIVELNIGYFMVGEALFVGLPESVRTMRAAMDRGRSRAAA
- a CDS encoding RelA/SpoT family protein — protein: MVVTRHTPPQMQAATEQVAVAPPAAERPRSQKPRSRMMRQYDLVERVRSYNPDTNEDLLNRAYVYAMKAHGSQTRASGDPYFTHPLEVAAILTDLKLDDATIVAALLHDTIEDTEATRAEIDRFFGPEIGALVEGLTKLKRLELVSREAKQAENLRKLLLAIADDVRVLLVKLADRLHNMRTLEFVPEASRRRIAEETLDIYAPLAGRMGMQEMRQELEDLSFRTLDPQAYSVVMQRLDALAERNRNLIGEIESQLARKFRDHGLTARVSGRRKRPFSIWTKMERKSIGFEQLSDIFGFRVIMPDVESCYRALGIVHTTWPVVPGRFKDYISTPKQNDYRSIHTTVIGPGKQRVELQIRTEEMDQIAELGIAAHAFYKDGIGSPTELLKRESNAFAWLRHTIGILSESANPEEFLEHTKLELFHDQVFCFTPKGKLIALPRHANVIDFAYAVHTDVGTSAVGCKINGKFAALSSELQNGDEVEVLTSDAQSAPPSAWETLAVTGKARAAIRRATRTAVRDQYAGLGRRIVERLFERTKLEYADDKLKGALPRLARASIEDVMAAVGRGEIKASDVARAMYPDYKEERVVRYGAKKAAVPAAATKSASTPTAEPHRGPFAIPISGLNSGLPVKFAPNGGAVPGDRIVGIVTPGEGITIYPIQSPALKDFEDEPERWLDVRWDVDETTPQRFPARIRVENVNEPGSLAQVATVIAEHDGNIDNISMSRRSPDFTELTIDLEVYDLKHLSAIINQLRAKTIVAKVDRVNG